From one Candidatus Cetobacterium colombiensis genomic stretch:
- a CDS encoding penicillin-binding protein, with amino-acid sequence MFRMIQIQLFDSENYKEAINKQVNVERKEDGERGNIYDSKGKGLAYSINMYELSVDPKRFIKVPEAADALKELVDKKYIKDNYKPLLNTINKLGKEERRYKRLNRNIDDVEKKEVEEILEKYQLKRKNIIFLSGRKERRYYKPEQYFFLVGNIGFKKGTEKEGVFGIELFYEKYLKGDKISRIIPSIRSLGIGLPTSGARTKVNLDGMDIYLTIDNDLQYILNDEMEKQFKKTNSEEAYAVLMDPNNGKILATSFFRKNKKNVANPIFQSQVEPGSIFKPLVIAAAIQEKKIKRNTNFDIGNGTITRYKHTIKESSRSVKGLLTTEEILKKSSNVGMVLIGDRFTNEEFDNYLEKFGLYDKTGVDYPYEKKPRREAVKRWNGLKKSTMTFGQGIAVTPIQMITAFSAVINGGTIYQPYLVDKITDKDGLVIRRNVPIAKEKILDEKVSKEMRMIMESAVLEGTVKKAHVDDYRIGGKTGTAQYSEHGRYVRHEYLSSVMGFFPVDKPKYILLAMFFKPQGDVLYDKYGGTAAAPVLGAVVRRVTKLKNIYSQRIENIKIEGKKSLKNIENNEELLIMPDLKGLSAREVLEIFKGSNIKIELNGVGVVETQSVEPQKELTDIKKIKIKLN; translated from the coding sequence ATGTTTAGAATGATTCAAATTCAATTATTTGATTCAGAAAACTATAAAGAGGCTATAAATAAACAAGTAAACGTTGAAAGAAAAGAGGATGGAGAAAGAGGTAATATATATGATTCAAAAGGTAAAGGGTTGGCTTATAGTATAAATATGTATGAACTTTCGGTAGATCCAAAAAGGTTTATAAAAGTTCCAGAGGCAGCGGATGCACTAAAAGAATTAGTAGATAAAAAATATATAAAAGATAATTATAAGCCATTATTAAATACAATAAATAAATTAGGAAAAGAAGAACGAAGATACAAAAGATTAAATAGAAATATAGATGATGTAGAAAAAAAAGAAGTTGAAGAAATTTTAGAAAAATATCAATTAAAAAGAAAGAATATAATTTTTTTAAGTGGTAGAAAAGAAAGAAGATATTATAAACCAGAACAATATTTCTTCTTAGTGGGAAATATAGGTTTTAAAAAGGGTACAGAAAAAGAGGGTGTTTTTGGAATAGAATTATTTTATGAAAAATATTTAAAAGGAGATAAAATTTCTAGAATTATTCCAAGTATAAGAAGCTTGGGAATTGGATTACCAACTTCAGGAGCGAGAACAAAAGTTAATCTAGATGGTATGGATATTTATTTGACTATAGATAATGACTTGCAATATATATTGAATGATGAAATGGAAAAACAGTTTAAAAAAACTAACTCGGAAGAAGCTTATGCAGTACTAATGGATCCAAATAATGGAAAAATATTAGCGACATCATTCTTTAGAAAAAATAAAAAAAATGTGGCTAATCCAATATTTCAATCTCAAGTTGAACCAGGATCAATTTTTAAACCTCTTGTAATAGCAGCAGCAATACAAGAGAAAAAAATAAAAAGAAATACTAATTTTGATATTGGGAATGGAACAATAACACGTTATAAACATACGATAAAAGAGAGTAGTAGAAGTGTAAAAGGGTTATTAACGACAGAAGAAATATTAAAAAAATCAAGTAACGTAGGAATGGTATTAATTGGAGATAGATTTACAAACGAAGAATTTGACAACTATTTAGAAAAATTTGGTTTATATGACAAAACAGGGGTAGATTATCCTTATGAGAAAAAGCCGAGAAGAGAAGCAGTTAAGAGATGGAATGGATTAAAGAAAAGTACAATGACTTTCGGGCAGGGTATAGCAGTAACCCCAATTCAAATGATAACAGCTTTTTCTGCAGTAATTAATGGTGGAACAATTTATCAACCATATTTAGTAGATAAAATAACAGATAAGGATGGTTTGGTAATTAGAAGAAACGTTCCAATAGCTAAAGAAAAGATACTAGATGAAAAAGTTTCTAAAGAGATGAGAATGATAATGGAATCTGCTGTTTTAGAAGGGACTGTAAAAAAAGCACATGTTGATGACTATAGAATTGGTGGAAAAACTGGAACAGCTCAGTATAGTGAACATGGGAGATACGTAAGACATGAATATCTTTCTTCAGTAATGGGATTTTTTCCTGTAGATAAACCTAAATATATACTATTAGCAATGTTTTTTAAACCTCAAGGAGATGTCTTATATGATAAATATGGTGGAACTGCAGCAGCGCCAGTTTTGGGAGCAGTTGTAAGAAGGGTTACAAAATTAAAGAACATATATTCTCAAAGAATAGAAAACATAAAAATTGAAGGTAAGAAAAGTTTGAAAAATATAGAAAATAACGAGGAGTTATTAATAATGCCAGACTTGAAGGGGCTTAGTGCAAGAGAAGTTTTAGAAATATTCAAAGGTAGTAATATAAAAATTGAATTAAATGGAGTTGGAGTTGTTGAAACTCAAAGTGTAGAACCACAAAAAGAATTAACAGATATAAAAAAAATAAAGATAAAATTAAACTAG
- a CDS encoding arsenate reductase family protein, whose translation MKYIFVNYPKCSTCAKAKKWLEENGVDFESRHIVENNPTKEELRRWIELSGQPIKKFFNTSGILYREMNLKEKVAENNEEELLDILASNGMIVKRPLIIGKDKVLIGFKEKEWEVLKK comes from the coding sequence ATGAAATATATTTTTGTTAATTATCCAAAATGCTCAACATGTGCAAAAGCTAAAAAATGGTTAGAAGAAAATGGGGTAGATTTTGAGTCAAGACACATTGTTGAAAATAATCCAACAAAAGAAGAATTAAGAAGATGGATTGAATTAAGTGGTCAACCTATAAAAAAATTTTTTAATACAAGTGGAATTTTATATAGAGAGATGAATTTAAAAGAAAAAGTTGCTGAAAATAATGAAGAGGAATTATTAGATATACTTGCGAGCAATGGAATGATAGTAAAAAGACCTCTTATCATAGGAAAAGATAAAGTTTTAATAGGTTTTAAAGAAAAAGAATGGGAAGTTTTAAAAAAGTAA
- a CDS encoding OmpH family outer membrane protein, translating into MNVLFLLLFMTTSAFALNIGVIDSEYIFSQYNKRFEMEEKLENKRLELNSEIEGLRQNLLDQEKIIKSKSKITENDKKKLLDLKKQFQEKIELSEKIFQEDQQNFIYDIKFEIDSVAILIGKQKNLEMVIEKSATIYGGVDLTEDVINFLNNKESYKLDTTNLLKKQL; encoded by the coding sequence ATGAATGTTTTATTTCTATTGCTTTTTATGACCACTTCAGCCTTTGCACTTAACATTGGAGTTATTGACTCTGAATACATCTTTAGTCAATATAATAAACGTTTTGAAATGGAAGAAAAACTTGAAAATAAAAGATTAGAATTAAATTCAGAAATTGAAGGATTAAGACAAAATTTATTGGATCAAGAAAAAATTATTAAGTCAAAATCTAAAATTACTGAAAATGATAAAAAAAAATTGCTAGATTTAAAAAAACAGTTTCAAGAAAAAATTGAGCTTTCAGAAAAAATCTTCCAAGAAGATCAACAAAATTTTATCTATGACATAAAGTTTGAAATCGACTCTGTTGCGATTTTAATTGGAAAGCAAAAAAATTTAGAAATGGTTATTGAAAAAAGTGCAACAATTTACGGTGGCGTAGATTTAACAGAGGATGTTATTAATTTTTTAAATAACAAAGAATCTTATAAGTTGGACACAACTAATCTTTTAAAGAAACAATTATAA
- the lspA gene encoding signal peptidase II, with amino-acid sequence MLYIGIIFLLVFLDQISKYEVDTWLVEGQTFPIVGEFFHLTYVKNRGIAFGMFQGKLDIISILTVLVIIGLGFYFFKNRKNLSVVEKLGYSFILGGAIGNIIDRIYRGFVIDMIDFRGIWVFVFNLADVWINIGVILIIIDSLLDSKRKKKN; translated from the coding sequence GTGTTATATATAGGGATAATATTTTTATTAGTTTTTCTAGATCAAATATCCAAATATGAAGTTGATACATGGTTAGTAGAAGGTCAAACTTTCCCAATTGTGGGAGAGTTTTTCCATCTTACTTATGTAAAAAATAGAGGAATTGCTTTTGGAATGTTTCAAGGTAAATTAGATATAATCTCTATTTTAACTGTTTTAGTAATAATTGGATTAGGATTTTATTTTTTTAAAAATAGAAAAAATTTATCAGTTGTAGAAAAATTAGGATATTCATTTATTTTAGGTGGAGCAATTGGAAATATAATAGACAGAATCTACAGAGGTTTTGTTATTGATATGATTGATTTCAGAGGGATATGGGTATTTGTATTTAACTTAGCTGATGTTTGGATAAATATAGGAGTAATTCTAATAATAATAGATAGCTTATTAGATAGTAAAAGGAAAAAGAAAAATTAG
- the glyQ gene encoding glycine--tRNA ligase subunit alpha, translated as MTFQEMIFALQQYWSSKGCIIGNPYDIETGAGTFNPNTFLMSLGPEPWNVAYVEPSRRPKDGRYGENPNRVYQHHQFQVIMKPSPDNIQELYLESLKVLGIDPLKHDIRFVEDDWESPTLGAWGLGWEVWLDGMEVTQFTYFQQVGGLELDVVPVEITYGLERLALYIQNKENVYDLEWAPGIKYGDMRYQYEYENSKYSFEIADLESHFRWFDDYEKEADRALNENLVMPAYDYVLKCSHTFNVLDSRGAISTTERMAYILRVRNLAKRCAEVFVQNRKELGYPLLKKK; from the coding sequence ATGACATTTCAAGAGATGATATTTGCTCTTCAACAGTATTGGAGTTCAAAAGGGTGTATCATTGGAAATCCATACGATATAGAAACAGGAGCTGGAACATTTAATCCAAATACATTTTTAATGTCTTTAGGACCAGAGCCATGGAACGTAGCATACGTAGAGCCATCAAGAAGACCAAAAGATGGAAGATATGGAGAAAATCCAAATAGAGTTTATCAACATCACCAATTTCAGGTGATTATGAAACCATCGCCAGACAATATTCAAGAGCTTTATTTAGAATCATTAAAAGTTTTAGGAATAGATCCTTTAAAACATGATATTCGTTTTGTTGAGGATGATTGGGAATCACCAACATTAGGAGCATGGGGATTAGGATGGGAAGTTTGGCTAGATGGAATGGAAGTAACTCAGTTTACTTATTTCCAACAAGTTGGAGGATTAGAATTAGATGTTGTTCCAGTAGAAATAACATACGGATTAGAAAGATTAGCTTTATATATTCAAAATAAAGAAAATGTTTATGATTTAGAGTGGGCTCCTGGAATTAAATATGGTGATATGAGATATCAATATGAATATGAAAATTCTAAGTATTCATTTGAAATAGCAGATTTAGAAAGTCACTTTAGATGGTTTGATGACTATGAAAAAGAGGCAGATAGAGCACTAAATGAAAATTTAGTAATGCCAGCGTATGACTATGTTTTAAAGTGTTCTCACACATTTAATGTTCTAGACTCAAGAGGAGCAATCTCTACAACAGAGAGAATGGCTTACATTTTAAGAGTTAGAAACCTAGCTAAAAGATGTGCAGAAGTATTTGTACAAAATAGAAAAGAACTAGGATACCCTTTACTTAAAAAAAAGTAA
- the ileS gene encoding isoleucine--tRNA ligase: protein MEERDYGKTLNLPKTSFQMRANLPTKEPNILKKWDEQKIYEKGLKKGSKTFILHDGPPYANGGIHIGHALNKILKDIILKYKRLSGFTVPYVPGWDTHGLPIELKVSEELGEKMKEMSPLEIREKCANYAKKWVEVQKEGFQRLGVLGEWDKPYLTLNPEYEAKQLEVFGELYENGYIFKGLKPIYWSPVTETALAEAEIEYKNHVSPSIYVKMEANEEIMDKLGMTEPLYLVIWTTTPWTLPANTGIALNGEFEYGIYKTEKGNLILAKVLADKAFADMGITEVELIKEFTGAELENLTYAHPFLDRTGKIVLGTHVTAEAGTGVVHTAPGHGQDDYVVGVRYGLPIISPINNKGVLTEEAGQFAGLFYKKANKVIAEHLTGTGHLLSYKEFEHSYPHDWRSKTPVIFRATEQWFIRCEGSDLREKALKVLDDVKFVPEWGRNRIGSMLETRPDWCISRQRTWGVPIPVFYNEATGKEIFEREILNKVIEIVKKEGSAAWVKYSAEELIGEELLEKYNLKGIELRKETNIMDVWFDSGVSHRSVLETREGLQRPADLYLEGSDQHRGWFQTSLLTSVGSTGDAPFKMLLTHGFVNDGEGKKMSKSVGNVVAPQDIIKVYGADILRLWCASVDYREDVKISDNILKQMAEAYRRVRNTARYILGNSADFNPATDAVAYEDLMEIDKWALNKLERLKRTVTESYEKYEFYNLFQEIHYFSGIDMSAFYLDIIKDRLYAEKADSKERRAAQTVMSEVLVTLTKMVAPILSFTAEEIWETLPESLKDSESVLLTDWYVNNDKYLNDELDTKWEEISKLRKDVNKTLELARQGENKIIGNSLDAKVILNADNTELAKFLEENKEILEEVFIVSQLVITNEKDDSFVKGEEQEALYIKVEHADGEKCERCWKYSTELGTNSEHPTVCPRCTTALVD, encoded by the coding sequence ATGGAAGAAAGAGATTATGGGAAAACGTTGAACCTTCCGAAAACAAGTTTCCAGATGAGAGCAAACTTACCAACGAAGGAACCAAACATCTTAAAAAAGTGGGATGAACAAAAGATTTATGAAAAGGGATTAAAAAAGGGAAGTAAAACATTTATACTTCACGATGGACCTCCATACGCAAACGGTGGAATCCATATAGGACATGCTTTAAATAAAATTTTAAAAGATATTATTTTAAAGTATAAGAGATTATCAGGGTTTACAGTACCTTATGTTCCTGGATGGGATACTCATGGTTTACCTATAGAATTAAAGGTAAGTGAAGAGTTAGGCGAAAAGATGAAAGAGATGTCACCTCTTGAAATTAGAGAGAAGTGTGCAAATTATGCAAAAAAATGGGTTGAAGTTCAAAAAGAAGGATTCCAAAGACTAGGAGTTTTAGGAGAATGGGACAAGCCTTATTTAACTTTAAATCCAGAATATGAAGCAAAGCAATTGGAAGTATTTGGAGAATTATATGAAAATGGATATATATTCAAAGGATTAAAGCCTATTTATTGGTCTCCAGTAACTGAAACAGCTTTAGCAGAGGCAGAGATAGAGTACAAAAATCATGTATCGCCATCAATTTATGTGAAGATGGAAGCTAACGAAGAAATTATGGATAAGTTAGGAATGACAGAACCATTATATTTAGTTATTTGGACGACGACTCCATGGACTTTACCAGCGAATACAGGTATTGCTTTAAATGGTGAGTTTGAGTACGGAATATATAAGACAGAAAAAGGAAATCTTATTTTAGCTAAAGTTTTAGCAGATAAAGCTTTTGCAGATATGGGAATAACTGAAGTAGAGTTAATAAAAGAGTTTACAGGAGCAGAGTTAGAGAATTTAACTTATGCACATCCATTTTTAGATAGAACAGGAAAAATTGTTTTAGGAACTCATGTAACAGCAGAAGCAGGTACAGGAGTAGTTCATACAGCTCCAGGACATGGACAGGATGACTATGTAGTTGGAGTTAGATATGGGTTGCCAATAATTTCTCCAATTAACAATAAAGGAGTTTTAACAGAAGAAGCTGGACAATTTGCAGGATTATTCTATAAGAAAGCAAATAAAGTTATTGCTGAGCACTTAACAGGAACAGGACATCTTTTAAGTTACAAAGAGTTTGAGCATTCATATCCACATGATTGGAGATCAAAAACTCCAGTAATTTTCAGAGCTACTGAGCAGTGGTTTATAAGATGCGAAGGATCGGATTTAAGAGAAAAAGCTTTAAAAGTTTTAGATGATGTTAAGTTTGTTCCAGAGTGGGGAAGAAATAGAATTGGTTCAATGTTAGAAACAAGACCTGACTGGTGTATTTCAAGACAAAGAACTTGGGGAGTACCTATTCCAGTATTCTATAATGAAGCTACAGGAAAAGAGATTTTCGAAAGAGAAATTTTAAATAAAGTTATTGAAATAGTGAAAAAAGAAGGTTCAGCTGCTTGGGTTAAATATTCAGCAGAAGAATTAATTGGAGAAGAGTTATTAGAAAAATATAACTTAAAAGGAATCGAATTAAGAAAAGAAACAAATATAATGGACGTTTGGTTTGACTCAGGTGTTTCTCATAGATCTGTATTAGAGACAAGAGAAGGATTACAAAGACCAGCAGACTTATATTTAGAGGGATCAGATCAGCACAGAGGTTGGTTCCAAACTTCACTATTAACTTCTGTTGGATCAACAGGAGATGCACCATTTAAGATGTTACTAACTCACGGATTCGTAAATGATGGAGAAGGTAAAAAAATGTCTAAATCTGTAGGAAACGTTGTAGCACCTCAAGATATTATAAAAGTTTATGGAGCAGATATTTTAAGATTATGGTGTGCATCAGTAGACTATAGAGAAGATGTAAAAATATCAGATAATATTTTAAAACAAATGGCAGAGGCTTACAGAAGAGTAAGAAATACAGCTAGATACATATTAGGAAATTCGGCAGATTTTAATCCTGCAACAGATGCGGTAGCTTACGAGGACTTAATGGAAATCGATAAGTGGGCATTAAATAAATTAGAAAGATTAAAGAGAACAGTAACTGAATCATATGAGAAATATGAATTCTATAACTTATTCCAAGAAATTCATTATTTCTCAGGAATCGACATGTCAGCATTCTATTTAGATATAATAAAAGATAGATTATATGCTGAGAAAGCAGATTCAAAAGAAAGAAGAGCCGCTCAGACAGTTATGTCAGAAGTTTTAGTTACTTTAACTAAAATGGTAGCTCCAATTTTATCTTTCACGGCTGAAGAGATTTGGGAAACTTTACCGGAATCTTTAAAAGATTCTGAATCAGTTTTATTAACTGATTGGTATGTTAATAATGACAAGTATTTAAACGATGAGTTAGATACAAAGTGGGAAGAAATTTCTAAATTAAGAAAAGATGTAAATAAAACATTAGAGTTAGCTAGACAAGGAGAAAACAAAATAATTGGAAACTCTTTAGATGCAAAAGTTATATTAAATGCAGATAACACTGAGTTAGCTAAATTCTTAGAAGAAAATAAAGAGATTTTAGAAGAAGTATTTATTGTTTCTCAATTAGTAATAACAAACGAAAAAGATGATTCATTTGTTAAAGGTGAGGAGCAAGAGGCTTTATATATAAAAGTAGAACATGCAGATGGAGAAAAATGTGAAAGATGTTGGAAATATTCTACAGAGTTAGGAACTAATTCAGAACATCCAACAGTGTGTCCAAGATGTACGACAGCACTAGTTGATTAA
- the glyS gene encoding glycine--tRNA ligase subunit beta — MRLLFEIGMEELPARFLVQTLKEMKENLTGKLNDRRIKFEEIKTFGTPRRLVVLVEGLSETQEDLDILNMGPAKQVAFGENGEISRAGLGFAKSQGVEATDLEIIETPKGEYIAVRKFLKGECTKALLSDLLKELVLETNFPKSMKWGEKKLKFARPIQWFLALVDGEVVDFEIEGIRSGRSSRGHRFFGNNFEVLSIDEYFEKIKENNVIIDIEERKSLIKKSIKEKCQEANEQVLIDEDLLKEVANLVEYPFPIVGTFNSDFLEVPQDVLIISMQVHQRYFPILDLDGKLLPKFVVIRNGIEDSEQVRKGNEKVLSARLADARFFYHEDLKKPLVENVEKLKQVVFQKDLGTIYNKIERSQKIADYLIEATGMETRRETIERTILLAKADLVSNMIGEKEFTKLQGFMGADYALKSGESELVAKGIEEHYYPRYQGDLLPKGVEGIIAGISDRMDTLCGCFGVGIIPSGSKDPFALRRAALGIVNIILDSNLNVSLTTLVERALDTLSAAGVLKRDKAEVLNEVMEFFKQRALNVFTEMGYSKDIVSAVVDKSFDNLVDTLLRIKAVDEFAKMDSFNNLVSLMKRVGNISKGFEGVIVDSDLLKEEVEKELFNKSQEVARDAKEMLVAKNYIGYLNVLLSTEDIINRYFESIMVMDKDEAIKNNRLSQLNYIATIFNKMVNLTLIEEKK; from the coding sequence GTGAGATTACTTTTTGAAATAGGAATGGAAGAGTTACCTGCAAGATTCCTTGTTCAAACTCTAAAAGAGATGAAAGAGAATTTAACAGGTAAATTAAATGATAGAAGAATAAAATTTGAAGAAATAAAAACTTTTGGAACACCGAGAAGACTTGTTGTTTTAGTTGAAGGATTATCAGAAACTCAAGAAGATTTAGATATTTTAAATATGGGACCAGCTAAACAGGTAGCTTTTGGAGAAAATGGTGAAATTTCAAGAGCAGGATTAGGATTTGCAAAATCTCAAGGTGTAGAAGCAACTGATTTAGAGATTATAGAAACTCCAAAAGGTGAGTACATCGCTGTTAGAAAGTTTTTAAAAGGAGAATGTACAAAAGCTCTTCTTTCAGATTTATTAAAAGAATTAGTTTTAGAAACTAATTTTCCAAAATCAATGAAATGGGGAGAAAAAAAATTAAAGTTTGCAAGACCAATTCAATGGTTTTTAGCTTTAGTAGATGGAGAAGTTGTTGACTTTGAAATAGAAGGAATTAGAAGTGGAAGATCATCAAGAGGGCATAGATTCTTTGGAAATAATTTTGAAGTTTTAAGTATTGATGAATATTTCGAAAAAATCAAAGAAAATAATGTAATTATTGATATTGAAGAAAGAAAAAGCTTAATAAAGAAATCGATAAAAGAAAAATGTCAGGAAGCTAATGAACAGGTTTTAATAGATGAAGATTTATTAAAAGAGGTTGCTAACTTAGTAGAATATCCTTTCCCAATTGTTGGAACATTTAACTCTGATTTCTTAGAAGTTCCTCAAGATGTTTTAATCATATCTATGCAAGTGCATCAAAGATACTTTCCAATTTTAGATTTAGATGGAAAGTTATTACCTAAATTTGTTGTAATTAGAAATGGTATAGAAGATTCTGAACAGGTAAGAAAAGGAAACGAAAAAGTATTATCAGCAAGATTGGCAGACGCTAGATTTTTCTATCACGAGGATTTAAAGAAGCCTTTAGTAGAAAATGTTGAAAAATTAAAGCAAGTTGTATTCCAAAAGGATTTAGGAACTATTTATAATAAAATAGAAAGATCTCAGAAGATAGCAGATTATTTAATAGAAGCTACTGGAATGGAAACTAGAAGAGAAACAATTGAAAGAACTATTTTATTAGCAAAAGCTGATTTAGTTTCAAATATGATAGGTGAAAAAGAATTCACAAAACTTCAAGGATTTATGGGTGCTGACTATGCTTTAAAGTCAGGAGAATCTGAATTAGTAGCAAAAGGTATTGAGGAGCACTATTATCCAAGATATCAAGGAGATTTATTACCAAAAGGAGTAGAAGGTATAATTGCTGGAATCTCTGATAGAATGGATACTCTTTGTGGATGTTTTGGAGTAGGAATTATTCCAAGTGGTTCTAAAGATCCATTTGCATTAAGAAGAGCTGCTTTAGGAATTGTAAATATTATTTTAGATTCAAATCTAAATGTTTCGTTAACAACTTTAGTAGAAAGAGCTTTAGATACTTTATCGGCTGCAGGAGTATTAAAAAGAGATAAAGCTGAAGTATTGAATGAAGTAATGGAATTCTTTAAACAAAGAGCTTTAAATGTATTTACAGAAATGGGATACTCTAAAGATATTGTATCAGCAGTTGTAGATAAGAGTTTCGATAATTTAGTAGATACTTTACTTAGAATAAAAGCTGTAGACGAATTTGCAAAAATGGATAGCTTTAATAACTTAGTATCATTAATGAAGAGAGTTGGAAATATTTCTAAAGGATTTGAAGGTGTAATAGTTGATTCTGATCTTTTAAAAGAAGAAGTAGAGAAAGAATTATTTAACAAATCTCAAGAAGTAGCAAGAGATGCAAAAGAAATGTTAGTTGCTAAAAATTATATAGGATACCTAAATGTACTATTATCAACTGAGGATATTATCAATAGATATTTTGAATCGATTATGGTAATGGATAAAGATGAGGCTATAAAAAATAATAGATTATCTCAACTTAACTATATAGCAACAATCTTTAATAAGATGGTAAATTTAACATTAATAGAAGAAAAAAAGTAA
- the metK gene encoding methionine adenosyltransferase: protein MKNLTYFTSECVSPGHPDKIADQISDSVLDACIKNDPSARVACEVFCTTGQVVVGGEITTTTYIDIQDIVRRKIDEIGYKQGMGFDSDCGVLNAIHSQSPDIAMGVDVGGAGDQGIMFGGAVKETPELMPLALVLAREIIVKLTKLTRSKELAWARPDAKSQVTLAYDENGKVVGVDTVVVSVQHNPDVTQEQIHKDVKELVIKPVLEAYNLNSEEVKNYHINPTGRFVIGGPHGDTGLTGRKIIVDTYGGFFRHGGGAFSGKDPSKVDRSAAYAARWVAKNIVAADLADKCEVQLSYAIGVVEPTSVKVETFGTGKVDEIKLAEAVQNVFDLTPRGIERDLELRSGNFNYQDLAAFGHIGRTDLDLPWERVNKAEELKAYLSR from the coding sequence ATGAAAAATTTAACTTACTTTACTTCGGAGTGTGTGTCACCAGGACATCCAGATAAAATAGCAGATCAAATATCAGATTCAGTATTAGATGCGTGTATAAAAAATGACCCATCTGCAAGAGTAGCTTGTGAAGTATTCTGTACAACAGGACAAGTTGTTGTTGGAGGAGAAATAACAACTACAACTTACATAGATATTCAAGACATTGTTAGAAGAAAAATTGATGAGATTGGATACAAGCAAGGTATGGGATTTGACTCTGACTGTGGAGTATTAAATGCAATTCACTCACAATCACCAGATATTGCTATGGGAGTAGACGTAGGAGGAGCTGGAGATCAAGGTATAATGTTTGGAGGAGCTGTAAAAGAAACTCCTGAATTAATGCCATTAGCATTAGTTTTAGCAAGAGAAATAATTGTAAAATTAACAAAATTAACAAGATCAAAAGAGTTAGCGTGGGCAAGACCAGATGCAAAATCTCAAGTAACATTAGCTTATGATGAAAATGGTAAAGTTGTAGGAGTAGATACTGTTGTAGTTTCTGTTCAACATAATCCTGATGTAACTCAAGAGCAAATCCATAAAGATGTAAAAGAATTAGTAATAAAACCAGTTTTAGAGGCATATAATTTAAACTCTGAAGAAGTAAAAAATTATCATATTAATCCTACTGGAAGATTCGTTATAGGAGGACCACACGGTGATACTGGATTAACAGGAAGAAAAATTATAGTAGATACTTATGGAGGATTTTTTAGACATGGTGGAGGAGCTTTTTCAGGAAAAGATCCTTCAAAAGTTGATAGATCAGCAGCTTATGCAGCAAGATGGGTAGCGAAAAATATTGTAGCAGCTGATTTAGCTGATAAGTGTGAAGTTCAGTTATCATATGCGATAGGAGTAGTAGAGCCAACATCTGTAAAAGTAGAAACTTTTGGAACAGGAAAAGTAGATGAAATAAAACTAGCTGAAGCTGTTCAAAATGTATTTGATTTAACTCCAAGAGGAATTGAAAGAGATTTAGAGTTAAGAAGTGGAAACTTTAATTATCAAGATTTAGCTGCTTTTGGTCATATAGGTAGAACTGATTTAGACTTACCTTGGGAGAGAGTAAACAAGGCAGAAGAATTGAAAGCATATTTAAGTAGATAA